Within the Salinibacterium sp. TMP30 genome, the region CGCAGCAATCCTCCTTGTGCTCATGTTTGCCGCCGATACGGCCGTTGCAGGCGTCGTGCCCACGGGGGAGACCTTTGCTCGTTTTGCGCAGCTTGTGCGCGATGGTGACGAGTCGATCGTGAATCAGCGTTTTCCTGCGGATGCTGAAACCGGGATCGTATTTCTTATCTGTTTGGGTGCTCTGGCCGTGACACTCGCGATGGATGCCGCGGCGTTCGTGCTGCGCAAACCGGCGCTTACCGGCATCCCGTTGTTGATTTTGTTACTCGTGCCCAGCTTTGTGCGCAGCGAGCTGCATGATGCGTTTGTTTTTGCTGTGACCGCACTGGCCTATGTCGCAATTTTGTTGGTCGCGTCAGAGCGGGCCGGGGCGCGGGTGGCGTGGCCGCTCGTGTCGGCAGCACTGGTGATTTCTCTCATTGTTCCGGTGCTCCTGCCGAGTGCTGAGCTTGCGGCAGAAGTGGGCAATCGTCCGGGTCTGATTTCGACCGGCGTGAATCCGATTATCAATTTGAGTAGCGACCTCCGTCGCAACGCACCGCTGCTGGCTCTGAGATACATGACCGAGGGTACTGGCGAGTATTTGCGGGTTGCCGTGCTCGACGAGTTTGGGGATGACACCTGGAAGCCATCGGAGGGCGAAGATCTCCGCAGCGGCGAAATTGAGACTTTCGCGGCGCCTACTGGCCTCACTGCGGAGGTGCCCCGCACCGAAAACGTCATGCAGGTCGAGATTGCGCGCATCCGCGGCAAGTATCTGCCGGTGCCCTACGCGTCGACAGGCATCTCGGGGTTGCAAGGTAGTTGGAGTTGGGAGCCCGAAGGCCTCACAGTTTCTACCACAAACGCTAACTCGAAAGACCAAGAGTATGAGGTGTCGTACATCACGCCGGCACCATCGATCGAACAGCTCGAGGCAGCCCCCACGTCACTTCCCGAAGGATTCGAGAAGTACTTAGCGCTGCCCGAAACGTTGCCGGATGTCGTGGCCGAAACGGCGCAACAAGTGGCAGGCGCTGCACCTACTCGGTTTGATCAGGCGCTTGCGCTGCAATCCTTTTTCAAGGACGGCGACTTTGCGTACTCCGAGAATGCGCCGCTGACCGAGAACTATGACGGTTCTGGTGCTGCGGTGCTCGGTGAATTTCTGAGCGCCAAGAGCGGATACTGCGTGCACTTTGCTTCAGCGATGGCGGCGATGGCGCGCACACTCGACATCCCTGCGCGCGTCGTGGTTGGTTTTACGCCAGGGCAAAAGAAGGCTGATGCGGAGACCGATGAGGTCAATTTCGTGGTCTCGACCGACAACCTGCATGCGTGGCCAGAACTGTATTTTCCGACGATCGGATGGATCCGCTTCGAGCCGACGGTGTCGGTCGGTTCCGAACCACGATTCGCGCAGAGTATTGCCGACGACCCCAGCACTCCTGATGTCGACGAGTCACAGCCGGAGCCCGCCGCGACTCCCGCACCGACATCCACGGCCACATCCGGAGCGCGCCCTGATTTGCCACTCGACGAGCAACCGACAACTCCCTCTACAGGTCCGCTAGCGGCATCCCCATTCTGGTGGTTGCTGCTCGCGCTACCGGTTCTGTTGTTTATTCCCGCGCTCGTGCGGGTGGTTCGTCGGGGGCTGCGTCTCGCGGCAGTCTCACGAGGAGCCGTAGCTCCCGCGTGGCGTGAAGTGCGCGATACAGCAACAGACCTGGGCTTCGATCTCAGCGCCACCGCAACGCCACGGCAGCAGTATGAGCACTTAGCTGCCGGCTTGGGAGCATCGGGTGCTAAAACGCTCGCGGCGCTTCTGGCCAGTGTGGAGACCGCAGCATTCAGTCCACGAGATACCCGCGTGCGCCCGGGCGCGGTGGCGGCCGCACTGACATCGCTGAGAGCATCCGCAACGTGGCGAGCTCGGGTGCGTGCTCGCTGGGCGCCACGCACGGCCTTCGGTCCGGTGGACCGGAGATCCTAGGCCAGGGTCGTGAAGCGCGCGGGCTAGGCCGGGTTTGCGAACCGAACGCTTTAGGCCGGGCTAAAGCCGATGAGCGGCCTGCCGGTGACGGGGTTCCGCAGAATGGATGCTCGCACCCCATACACCTCGGCGATCAGCGCCTCCGTGAGCACGGTTTCGGTCGCGCCCGCCGCCACAACGCGGCCTTGGGACAGCACAATGATGTGGTCGCAGTAGCTCGCGGCAAGAGAGAGATCGTGTAGCGCAGCCAGTACCGTCACGCCGGTCGTGCGCAAGTGCGCCAGTAGGTCAAGAACCGAGAGTTGTGCGGCAATGTCGAGGTGGTTTGTTGGCTCGTCGAGGGCGAGCAATTGGGGTTGTTGAGCAAGAGCTCGCGCGAGCATTACGCGCTGCTTTTCGCCTCCGGAAAGGCTCTGGAACTCGCGTTCGCGAAACGCTGACATCCCGACGGTAGCGAGACTTTCGGCAACCACCGCTGCAGATTCTGCAGAATCCGCTTCCCACATCGACTGGTGGGGGAGCCGGCCCAATTGCACAACCATGTCCACGGTCAGAGCAGAGTCTGTTGTGGCATCCTGCTCCACGAATGCTGCAAGGCGAGCGCGTTGTCGCCGCGGCATCCCGAGCAGATCGTCGCCGTCAAAGTGAACTGAACCAGATGCCGGCGACTGCACTGCCGTGAGTGCGCGCAGCAGGGTGGACTTTCCGGCACCGTTGGGGCCCACGAGCGCACTCAGCGACCCGCGAGAAACTGTGCAATCGACATTGTCGATGAGCAGTGTGCCCTCCGCGGTGATGCTGATGCGTTCGCCAACAAGGCCGCTCATCTCACTCATGTTGAGCTCCTTCGTCGGGTCAGCAGGAACGCAAAGATGGGGGCGCCGATCATGGCGGTCACGATTCCGACGGGAATCTCTCGCGGGTCGAAGAGAGTGCGGGCGAGAGTGTCTGCCCAGACCAGAAATACGGCACCCAGTAGGGCGCTGAGGGGCAGCAGGGCGCGGTGACCGGGGCCGACGAGCAGCCTCACCGCGTGGGGCAGGATCAGTCCGACAAAACCGATTGAGCCGCTCACCGACACCATGGCCCCGGTCACGAGTGCGGATGCCGCCAGAAGCCCCCAGCGAGTCGCGCTGACGTTCACGCCCAGCGACGCTGCCTGCACATCGCCGAAGGCAAAGGAATCGAGCAGGCGGCCCGTGAGCATCATAGGAATGCCGATGACAATAATCGCCACCACAGTGATGGCAACAGCCGGCCAGCGCGCTCCGCTCAGTGATCCAAGGAGCCACGAGAGCACTTCGCGGTACGAGTCTCCGGTCACACTCCAGAAGATCACAAAGCTCGTGATTGCGGAGGCGAGTGCCGAGACTGCGATACCAGCGAGCACCGTGCGTGACGGGGTGATCGTGCCGAGAGACCCCGCAAGCAGCAGCGTCAAGGTGAGCGCGAGCAGTGCGCCGACGAATGCGGCAAAGGGGAGCAATACCGCCGCGCCCAACAGGAGAACGGACACGGCACCGAGCGCAGCACCCGACGACAACCCCAAAAGATACGGGTCGGCAAGAGGATTGCGGGTAATGGCCTGCATTACCGCGCCACTCAGCGCTAAGCCAGCACCGACCGCAGCAGCAGTCAGCACTCGCGGCAGCCGCAATTGCCACACAATGCCATCTCGCAGTTCTGTCAGCGGGCTTGCTCCAATCCCCACATGGCTGCCGATCGAC harbors:
- a CDS encoding transglutaminaseTgpA domain-containing protein, producing MSATEVARSTSVERHTEGVRAWSLAGVMALAVGVAASSLGAVLTEGAWWFPFMAVVLVTLATATAVRRIRQRAILGSVAAFVAAAILLVLMFAADTAVAGVVPTGETFARFAQLVRDGDESIVNQRFPADAETGIVFLICLGALAVTLAMDAAAFVLRKPALTGIPLLILLLVPSFVRSELHDAFVFAVTALAYVAILLVASERAGARVAWPLVSAALVISLIVPVLLPSAELAAEVGNRPGLISTGVNPIINLSSDLRRNAPLLALRYMTEGTGEYLRVAVLDEFGDDTWKPSEGEDLRSGEIETFAAPTGLTAEVPRTENVMQVEIARIRGKYLPVPYASTGISGLQGSWSWEPEGLTVSTTNANSKDQEYEVSYITPAPSIEQLEAAPTSLPEGFEKYLALPETLPDVVAETAQQVAGAAPTRFDQALALQSFFKDGDFAYSENAPLTENYDGSGAAVLGEFLSAKSGYCVHFASAMAAMARTLDIPARVVVGFTPGQKKADAETDEVNFVVSTDNLHAWPELYFPTIGWIRFEPTVSVGSEPRFAQSIADDPSTPDVDESQPEPAATPAPTSTATSGARPDLPLDEQPTTPSTGPLAASPFWWLLLALPVLLFIPALVRVVRRGLRLAAVSRGAVAPAWREVRDTATDLGFDLSATATPRQQYEHLAAGLGASGAKTLAALLASVETAAFSPRDTRVRPGAVAAALTSLRASATWRARVRARWAPRTAFGPVDRRS
- a CDS encoding ATP-binding cassette domain-containing protein, which translates into the protein MSEMSGLVGERISITAEGTLLIDNVDCTVSRGSLSALVGPNGAGKSTLLRALTAVQSPASGSVHFDGDDLLGMPRRQRARLAAFVEQDATTDSALTVDMVVQLGRLPHQSMWEADSAESAAVVAESLATVGMSAFREREFQSLSGGEKQRVMLARALAQQPQLLALDEPTNHLDIAAQLSVLDLLAHLRTTGVTVLAALHDLSLAASYCDHIIVLSQGRVVAAGATETVLTEALIAEVYGVRASILRNPVTGRPLIGFSPA
- a CDS encoding putative F420-0 ABC transporter permease subunit; amino-acid sequence: MAKVPPLAFGSALAIALLVSITVAVTIGPADIRFEEVWRSIGSHVGIGASPLTELRDGIVWQLRLPRVLTAAAVGAGLALSGAVMQAITRNPLADPYLLGLSSGAALGAVSVLLLGAAVLLPFAAFVGALLALTLTLLLAGSLGTITPSRTVLAGIAVSALASAITSFVIFWSVTGDSYREVLSWLLGSLSGARWPAVAITVVAIIVIGIPMMLTGRLLDSFAFGDVQAASLGVNVSATRWGLLAASALVTGAMVSVSGSIGFVGLILPHAVRLLVGPGHRALLPLSALLGAVFLVWADTLARTLFDPREIPVGIVTAMIGAPIFAFLLTRRRSST